A genome region from Triticum aestivum cultivar Chinese Spring chromosome 2B, IWGSC CS RefSeq v2.1, whole genome shotgun sequence includes the following:
- the LOC123040946 gene encoding uncharacterized protein yields the protein MPHHHGALPDEEAPSPRPSAAGCYTFLRSAASRRGHGHGYRRLESASVGVDVVRVEVGTTAKARGVFHVDPAVLEAEPVRRLVAAAGRRTAGGAVAVAVDALLFEHLLWLAATDGAAADDLSEIVEFYSEEEDEGQHKGHGIKLKR from the coding sequence ATGCCTCACCACCACGGCGCACTCCCCGACGAGGAGGCCCCGTCGCCGCGGCCCTCCGCCGCCGGCTGCTACACCTTCCTCCGCTCCGCCGCATCCCGCCGCGGCCACGGCCACGGATACCGGCGCCTCGAGTCGGCGTCCGTCGGCGTCGACGTCGTGAGGGTGGAGGTGGGCACGACGGCGAAGGCGAGGGGCGTGTTCCACGTGGACCCGGCGGTGCTGGAGGCCGAGCCGGTGCGAAGGTTGGTggccgcggcggggcggcggaccgcgggtggcgcggtggcggtggcCGTGGACGCGCTGCTGTTCGAGCACCTGCTCTGGCTGGCCGCCACCGACGGCGCGGCCGCCGACGACCTGTCCGAGATCGTCGAGTTCTactcggaggaggaggacgagggccAGCACAAAGGCCACGGGATCAAGCTCAAGCGCTAG